A window of Salmo trutta chromosome 31, fSalTru1.1, whole genome shotgun sequence contains these coding sequences:
- the LOC115169348 gene encoding dol-P-Man:Man(5)GlcNAc(2)-PP-Dol alpha-1,3-mannosyltransferase isoform X2 yields the protein MAGGVKKKSSPGPPSRVRATLGKLWQEKHLVLFKAEYTILVASVLWFLEIGINIWVIQKVAYTEIDWKAYMDEVEGVINGTYDYTQLKGDTGPLVYPAGFVYIFTALYYVTNHGVNIRLAQYLFAVFYLLTLLLVFRIYHRTKKVPPYVFFFVCCASYRIHSIFVLRLFNDPVAMMMLFGAVNFFLDGRWTLGCGLYSLAVSVKMNVLLFAPGLLFLLLSEFGLMRTISKLSLCAAIQLLLGLPFLMENPIGYMTRAFDLGRQFMFTWTVNWRFLPEWLFLSRYFHLVLLATHLLALLLFALRRWKRPEESIIELLKEPGKRVLLAQKLTSDQMVLILFTSNFIGMCFSRSLHYQFYVWYFHTLPFLLWSGGVKKLAHLLRVLILGLVELSWNTYPSTIYSSAALHLCHLIMLLSLWIAQPPARQGEKAKSQ from the exons ATGGCAGGAGGTGTGAAGAAAAAGTCATCACCTGGTCCACCGTCTCGAGTGAGGGCGACACTTGGAAAACTATGGCAGGAGAAACATTTGGTATTATTCAAGGCGGAGTACACAATACTGGTCGCCTCTGTTCTGTGGTTCCTGGAGATCGGAATTAACATATGGGTCATACAAAAAGTAGCAT ACACAGAGATCGACTGGAAGGCGTATATGGATGAGGTAGAGGGAGTCATCAACGGCACCTACGACTACACCCAGCTCAAAGGAGACACAGGCCCTCTGGT ATACCCAGCAGGGTTTGTGTACATCTTCACAGCGTTGTATTACGTCACCAACCATGGGGTGAATATTCGCCTGGCCCAGTACCTGTTCGCTGTCTTCTACCTGCTCACTCTGCTACTCGTCTTCAGGATATACCACCGCACCAAGAAG gttcCTCCCTATGTGTTCTTCTTTGTGTGCTGTGCCTCCTACCGGATCCACTCCATCTTTGTCCTGCGTCTTTTCAACGACCCCGTGGCCATGATGATGCTGTTTGGGGCCGTCAATTTTTTCCTGGACGGCCGCTGGACTTTGGGCTGCGGGCTCTACAG TTTAGCAGTGTCCGTGAAGATGAACGTGCTCCTGTTTGCCCCGGGCCTCCTCTTCTTGCTGCTGTCTGAATTTGGCCTGATGAGAACCATATCCAAGCTTTCTCTCTGTGCTGCTATCCAG TTGTTGCTGGGCCTACCCTTCCTGATGGAGAATCCTATTGGTTATATGACCCGGGCCTTTGACCTGGGTCGTCAGTTCATGTTCACGTGGACAGTGAACTGGCGCTTCCTGCCAGAGTGGCTGTTCCTGAGTCGCTACTTCCACCTGGTGCTCCTGGCCACCCACCTGCTAGCCCTGCTACTGTTTGCCCTGCGCCGCTGGAAGAG GCCTGAAGAGAGCATCATCGAACTGCTGAAGGAGCCAGGCAAGAGAGTCCTCCTTGCACAGAAACTCACCTCAGATC AGATGGTGCTGATCCTTTTCACATCTAACTTCATCGGCATGTGCTTCAGCCGCTCGCTGCACTACCAGTTTTATGTCTGGTACTTCCACACCCTACCCTTCCTGCTCTGGAGTGGAGGGGTCAAGAAGCTGGCTCACCTACTCCG GGTTTTGATCCTTGGTCTGGTGGAGCTGTCATGGAACACCTACCCGTCTACCATATACAGCTCAGCAGCCCTCCACCTGTGTCACCTCATCATGCTGCTCTCCTTATGGATCGCCCAGCCCCCAGCCCGCCAGGGAGAGAAGGCCAAGAGCCAGTAA
- the LOC115169348 gene encoding dol-P-Man:Man(5)GlcNAc(2)-PP-Dol alpha-1,3-mannosyltransferase isoform X1: protein MAGGVKKKSSPGPPSRVRATLGKLWQEKHLVLFKAEYTILVASVLWFLEIGINIWVIQKVAFAADLFLLSPDSLDTEIDWKAYMDEVEGVINGTYDYTQLKGDTGPLVYPAGFVYIFTALYYVTNHGVNIRLAQYLFAVFYLLTLLLVFRIYHRTKKVPPYVFFFVCCASYRIHSIFVLRLFNDPVAMMMLFGAVNFFLDGRWTLGCGLYSLAVSVKMNVLLFAPGLLFLLLSEFGLMRTISKLSLCAAIQLLLGLPFLMENPIGYMTRAFDLGRQFMFTWTVNWRFLPEWLFLSRYFHLVLLATHLLALLLFALRRWKRPEESIIELLKEPGKRVLLAQKLTSDQMVLILFTSNFIGMCFSRSLHYQFYVWYFHTLPFLLWSGGVKKLAHLLRVLILGLVELSWNTYPSTIYSSAALHLCHLIMLLSLWIAQPPARQGEKAKSQ from the exons ATGGCAGGAGGTGTGAAGAAAAAGTCATCACCTGGTCCACCGTCTCGAGTGAGGGCGACACTTGGAAAACTATGGCAGGAGAAACATTTGGTATTATTCAAGGCGGAGTACACAATACTGGTCGCCTCTGTTCTGTGGTTCCTGGAGATCGGAATTAACATATGGGTCATACAAAAAGTAGCAT TTGCTGCTGACCTGTTCTTACTGTCACCTGATTCTTTAG ACACAGAGATCGACTGGAAGGCGTATATGGATGAGGTAGAGGGAGTCATCAACGGCACCTACGACTACACCCAGCTCAAAGGAGACACAGGCCCTCTGGT ATACCCAGCAGGGTTTGTGTACATCTTCACAGCGTTGTATTACGTCACCAACCATGGGGTGAATATTCGCCTGGCCCAGTACCTGTTCGCTGTCTTCTACCTGCTCACTCTGCTACTCGTCTTCAGGATATACCACCGCACCAAGAAG gttcCTCCCTATGTGTTCTTCTTTGTGTGCTGTGCCTCCTACCGGATCCACTCCATCTTTGTCCTGCGTCTTTTCAACGACCCCGTGGCCATGATGATGCTGTTTGGGGCCGTCAATTTTTTCCTGGACGGCCGCTGGACTTTGGGCTGCGGGCTCTACAG TTTAGCAGTGTCCGTGAAGATGAACGTGCTCCTGTTTGCCCCGGGCCTCCTCTTCTTGCTGCTGTCTGAATTTGGCCTGATGAGAACCATATCCAAGCTTTCTCTCTGTGCTGCTATCCAG TTGTTGCTGGGCCTACCCTTCCTGATGGAGAATCCTATTGGTTATATGACCCGGGCCTTTGACCTGGGTCGTCAGTTCATGTTCACGTGGACAGTGAACTGGCGCTTCCTGCCAGAGTGGCTGTTCCTGAGTCGCTACTTCCACCTGGTGCTCCTGGCCACCCACCTGCTAGCCCTGCTACTGTTTGCCCTGCGCCGCTGGAAGAG GCCTGAAGAGAGCATCATCGAACTGCTGAAGGAGCCAGGCAAGAGAGTCCTCCTTGCACAGAAACTCACCTCAGATC AGATGGTGCTGATCCTTTTCACATCTAACTTCATCGGCATGTGCTTCAGCCGCTCGCTGCACTACCAGTTTTATGTCTGGTACTTCCACACCCTACCCTTCCTGCTCTGGAGTGGAGGGGTCAAGAAGCTGGCTCACCTACTCCG GGTTTTGATCCTTGGTCTGGTGGAGCTGTCATGGAACACCTACCCGTCTACCATATACAGCTCAGCAGCCCTCCACCTGTGTCACCTCATCATGCTGCTCTCCTTATGGATCGCCCAGCCCCCAGCCCGCCAGGGAGAGAAGGCCAAGAGCCAGTAA
- the LOC115169348 gene encoding dol-P-Man:Man(5)GlcNAc(2)-PP-Dol alpha-1,3-mannosyltransferase isoform X3 encodes MKEVSARTVAADLFLLSPDSLDTEIDWKAYMDEVEGVINGTYDYTQLKGDTGPLVYPAGFVYIFTALYYVTNHGVNIRLAQYLFAVFYLLTLLLVFRIYHRTKKVPPYVFFFVCCASYRIHSIFVLRLFNDPVAMMMLFGAVNFFLDGRWTLGCGLYSLAVSVKMNVLLFAPGLLFLLLSEFGLMRTISKLSLCAAIQLLLGLPFLMENPIGYMTRAFDLGRQFMFTWTVNWRFLPEWLFLSRYFHLVLLATHLLALLLFALRRWKRPEESIIELLKEPGKRVLLAQKLTSDQMVLILFTSNFIGMCFSRSLHYQFYVWYFHTLPFLLWSGGVKKLAHLLRVLILGLVELSWNTYPSTIYSSAALHLCHLIMLLSLWIAQPPARQGEKAKSQ; translated from the exons ATGAAGGAAGTATCTGCAAGAACGG TTGCTGCTGACCTGTTCTTACTGTCACCTGATTCTTTAG ACACAGAGATCGACTGGAAGGCGTATATGGATGAGGTAGAGGGAGTCATCAACGGCACCTACGACTACACCCAGCTCAAAGGAGACACAGGCCCTCTGGT ATACCCAGCAGGGTTTGTGTACATCTTCACAGCGTTGTATTACGTCACCAACCATGGGGTGAATATTCGCCTGGCCCAGTACCTGTTCGCTGTCTTCTACCTGCTCACTCTGCTACTCGTCTTCAGGATATACCACCGCACCAAGAAG gttcCTCCCTATGTGTTCTTCTTTGTGTGCTGTGCCTCCTACCGGATCCACTCCATCTTTGTCCTGCGTCTTTTCAACGACCCCGTGGCCATGATGATGCTGTTTGGGGCCGTCAATTTTTTCCTGGACGGCCGCTGGACTTTGGGCTGCGGGCTCTACAG TTTAGCAGTGTCCGTGAAGATGAACGTGCTCCTGTTTGCCCCGGGCCTCCTCTTCTTGCTGCTGTCTGAATTTGGCCTGATGAGAACCATATCCAAGCTTTCTCTCTGTGCTGCTATCCAG TTGTTGCTGGGCCTACCCTTCCTGATGGAGAATCCTATTGGTTATATGACCCGGGCCTTTGACCTGGGTCGTCAGTTCATGTTCACGTGGACAGTGAACTGGCGCTTCCTGCCAGAGTGGCTGTTCCTGAGTCGCTACTTCCACCTGGTGCTCCTGGCCACCCACCTGCTAGCCCTGCTACTGTTTGCCCTGCGCCGCTGGAAGAG GCCTGAAGAGAGCATCATCGAACTGCTGAAGGAGCCAGGCAAGAGAGTCCTCCTTGCACAGAAACTCACCTCAGATC AGATGGTGCTGATCCTTTTCACATCTAACTTCATCGGCATGTGCTTCAGCCGCTCGCTGCACTACCAGTTTTATGTCTGGTACTTCCACACCCTACCCTTCCTGCTCTGGAGTGGAGGGGTCAAGAAGCTGGCTCACCTACTCCG GGTTTTGATCCTTGGTCTGGTGGAGCTGTCATGGAACACCTACCCGTCTACCATATACAGCTCAGCAGCCCTCCACCTGTGTCACCTCATCATGCTGCTCTCCTTATGGATCGCCCAGCCCCCAGCCCGCCAGGGAGAGAAGGCCAAGAGCCAGTAA